A DNA window from Streptomyces parvus contains the following coding sequences:
- a CDS encoding DNA-formamidopyrimidine glycosylase family protein: MPEGHTIRRLANDHAERFAGAPVRVSSPQGKFSDSAALLDGHTLTATDAHGKHLFLGFGDTGWVHIHLGLFGKLGFGAAPPPPPTDTVRLRLVNAGHSADLRGPTTCALITEPEKRAIHERLGPDPLRGDEDGGRAWQRISRSRTTIAALLMDQKVIAGVGNVYRAEVLFRHGIDPYRTGRDLTRAEWDTIWADLGELMREGVRNNRIDTVRPEHLPEAMGRPPRRDDHGGEVYVYRRADLPCHICGTEIRTADLVSRNLFWCPGCQPSGPSDGGKG; the protein is encoded by the coding sequence GTGCCCGAGGGACACACCATCCGCCGTCTCGCCAACGACCACGCCGAGCGGTTCGCGGGCGCGCCGGTCCGGGTGAGCAGTCCGCAGGGGAAGTTCTCCGACAGCGCGGCCCTGCTCGACGGGCACACCCTCACCGCCACCGACGCCCACGGCAAACACCTCTTCCTCGGCTTCGGCGACACCGGCTGGGTCCACATCCACCTCGGCCTCTTCGGCAAGCTCGGCTTCGGCGCCGCCCCGCCCCCGCCGCCCACCGACACCGTCCGCCTCCGCCTGGTCAACGCCGGCCACTCCGCGGATCTGCGCGGCCCCACCACCTGCGCCCTGATCACCGAGCCCGAGAAGCGCGCGATACACGAGCGCCTGGGCCCGGACCCGCTGCGCGGCGACGAGGACGGGGGGCGCGCCTGGCAGCGGATCTCCCGCAGCCGGACCACCATCGCCGCCCTGCTGATGGACCAGAAGGTCATCGCGGGCGTCGGCAACGTCTACCGCGCCGAGGTCCTCTTCCGCCACGGCATCGACCCGTACCGCACGGGCCGGGACCTCACCCGCGCCGAGTGGGACACGATCTGGGCGGACCTGGGGGAGCTGATGCGCGAGGGCGTACGCAACAACCGCATCGACACCGTCCGCCCCGAACACCTCCCCGAGGCCATGGGCCGCCCGCCCCGCAGGGACGACCACGGCGGCGAGGTCTACGTCTACCGGCGCGCCGACCTGCCCTGCCACATCTGCGGTACGGAGATCCGCACCGCGGACCTGGTCTCGCGCAACCTCTTCTGGTGCCCCGGGTGCCAGCCCTCCGGCCCCTCGGACGGCGGAAAAGGCTGA
- a CDS encoding ribose-5-phosphate isomerase has product MRVYLGSDHAGYELKNHLVEWLGAHGHEAVDCGPHIYDAQDDYPPFCLRAAEKTAADPDSLGIVIGGSGNGEQIAANKVKGVRAALAWSEQTAALGREHNDANVVAIGGRMHTVEESTKFVEIFLSTPYSNEERHTRRIEMLSAYENTGELPPIPAHHPQQG; this is encoded by the coding sequence ATGCGCGTGTACCTCGGATCCGACCATGCCGGCTACGAACTCAAGAACCACCTCGTCGAGTGGCTCGGCGCCCACGGCCACGAGGCCGTCGACTGCGGCCCCCACATCTACGACGCCCAGGACGACTACCCGCCGTTCTGCCTGCGGGCCGCCGAGAAGACGGCCGCCGACCCGGACAGCCTCGGCATCGTGATCGGCGGCTCCGGCAACGGCGAGCAGATCGCCGCCAACAAGGTCAAGGGCGTCCGCGCGGCACTCGCCTGGAGCGAGCAGACCGCCGCCCTCGGCCGCGAGCACAACGACGCCAACGTCGTCGCGATCGGCGGCCGGATGCACACGGTCGAGGAGTCCACGAAGTTCGTCGAGATCTTCCTCTCCACGCCGTACTCGAACGAGGAGCGCCACACGCGCCGCATCGAGATGCTCTCGGCGTACGAGAACACCGGCGAGCTCCCCCCGATCCCGGCCCACCACCCCCAGCAGGGCTGA
- a CDS encoding amino acid permease: protein MTSQTTLAKPGREPGEPDRPDSSGGLQAGLKNRHLSMIAIGGVIGAGLFVGSSAGIAAAGPAILISYAMVGLMVVLVMRMLGEMAAARPSSGSFSAYADQALGRWAGFSIGWLYWFFWVVVLAVEATAGAKILESWIPGVPQWAWALIVMVVLTATNLVSVGSYGEFEFWFAGIKVVAIAAFVVVGLLAVFGLLPGSDNPGSGLAHLTDSGGFFPEGPGAILTGVLMVVFSFMGSEIVTLAAGESADPQRAVSKATNSVIWRIAVFYLGSIFVVLTLLPWNDPSILEKGSYVAALDSIGIPQAGNVMDFIVLTAVLSCLNSGLYTASRMAFSLGERGDAPKSFAKVNQRGVPQAAILSSVVFGFVAVFFNYQWPDTVFQFLLNSSGAVALFVWLVICFTQLRMRGIILRENPGKLVVRMWLFPYLTWATIAAISFVLVYMLTDDTAREQVVLSLLVAALVVGISLFREMRNRKAVAK, encoded by the coding sequence ATGACGTCGCAGACGACGCTGGCGAAGCCGGGCCGGGAGCCCGGTGAGCCGGACCGGCCGGACTCGTCGGGCGGGCTTCAGGCAGGCCTGAAGAACCGCCACCTCTCGATGATCGCGATCGGCGGCGTGATCGGCGCCGGGCTCTTCGTGGGATCGAGCGCGGGCATCGCTGCCGCGGGACCGGCGATCCTGATCTCGTACGCGATGGTCGGCCTGATGGTCGTCCTCGTGATGCGGATGCTCGGCGAGATGGCCGCCGCCCGGCCGAGCTCCGGCTCCTTCTCCGCCTACGCCGACCAGGCGCTGGGCCGTTGGGCCGGTTTCTCCATCGGCTGGCTGTACTGGTTCTTCTGGGTCGTGGTGCTCGCCGTCGAGGCCACGGCGGGCGCGAAGATCCTGGAGAGCTGGATCCCGGGTGTGCCCCAGTGGGCCTGGGCGCTGATCGTGATGGTCGTGCTGACCGCCACCAACCTGGTGTCGGTGGGCAGTTACGGCGAGTTCGAGTTCTGGTTCGCCGGGATCAAGGTCGTGGCCATCGCCGCGTTCGTGGTCGTCGGCCTCCTCGCCGTCTTCGGGCTGCTGCCCGGTTCGGACAACCCGGGGTCGGGCCTGGCCCATCTGACGGACAGCGGCGGGTTCTTCCCCGAGGGGCCGGGTGCGATCCTGACCGGTGTGCTGATGGTCGTGTTCTCGTTCATGGGCAGTGAGATCGTGACGCTGGCCGCCGGCGAGTCGGCCGACCCGCAGCGCGCGGTGTCGAAGGCCACCAACAGCGTGATCTGGCGTATCGCGGTCTTCTACCTCGGCTCGATCTTCGTCGTGCTGACGCTGCTCCCGTGGAACGACCCGTCGATCCTGGAGAAGGGCAGCTATGTCGCCGCCCTCGACTCGATCGGGATCCCGCAGGCCGGCAACGTCATGGACTTCATCGTGCTGACGGCCGTGCTGTCCTGCCTCAACTCCGGCCTCTACACGGCCTCCCGGATGGCGTTCTCGCTCGGTGAGCGGGGCGACGCGCCGAAGTCCTTCGCCAAGGTCAACCAGCGCGGTGTGCCGCAGGCGGCGATCCTGTCCTCGGTCGTCTTCGGCTTCGTGGCGGTGTTCTTCAACTACCAGTGGCCGGACACGGTGTTCCAGTTCCTGCTGAACTCCTCCGGCGCGGTCGCGCTCTTCGTGTGGCTGGTCATCTGCTTCACGCAGCTGCGGATGCGCGGGATCATCCTCCGTGAGAACCCGGGCAAGCTGGTCGTACGGATGTGGCTCTTCCCGTACCTCACCTGGGCGACGATCGCGGCGATCTCCTTCGTCCTGGTCTACATGCTGACCGACGACACCGCCCGCGAGCAGGTCGTGCTGTCGCTGCTGGTCGCGGCTCTGGTGGTGGGCATCTCGCTGTTCCGGGAGATGCGCAACCGGAAGGCCGTCGCGAAGTGA
- a CDS encoding FAD-binding oxidoreductase, with protein sequence MVSAGAEGPTTPAGPATFQTGFPIRPDRLIEARTPDDVREAVAYAAGHGLRLTAHATGHGLSGAVEGGVLVVTRGLDSVTVDPVARTATIGAGATWGAVAAAAAPHGLAPLNGSSPSVGAVSYTLGGGLGILARQFGYAADHVRALEVVTADGVPHRVAPEREPELFWGLLGGGRRLGVVTSLEIGLVAVERLYGGVIAFDGERAAEVVARYLEWTRTVPETLTSSLAALPYPDLPQVPEKVRGRYVVSVRVAFTGDAAEGERLVAPLRAIGPALEDSLREMPYAQSPTIHNDPPFPHAYYGEGLMLRELDAGRAARVLELTGPGAPMMNVVQLNHLGGALAEQPEAASAVPYRDAGFLLRLLSPLGGTDVPSVRALYGEVSGALGPLVQGRAANFCFGGGDRTAGFHEPETAKRLAGLVSQYDPAGLFGGPYEG encoded by the coding sequence ATGGTTTCCGCAGGCGCCGAAGGACCCACCACCCCCGCCGGTCCCGCCACCTTCCAGACCGGCTTTCCGATCCGGCCCGACCGGCTGATCGAGGCCCGTACCCCCGACGACGTACGGGAGGCCGTGGCGTACGCCGCCGGGCACGGGCTCCGGCTGACCGCGCACGCCACCGGGCACGGGCTGTCCGGGGCGGTCGAGGGCGGCGTCCTGGTGGTCACCCGCGGCCTGGACTCCGTCACCGTCGATCCGGTCGCCCGCACCGCCACGATCGGCGCGGGCGCGACCTGGGGCGCGGTGGCCGCGGCGGCGGCCCCGCACGGTCTCGCCCCGCTCAACGGCTCGTCGCCCTCGGTGGGCGCGGTCTCGTACACGCTGGGCGGCGGACTGGGCATCCTCGCCCGGCAGTTCGGGTACGCCGCCGACCATGTCCGGGCCCTGGAAGTGGTGACCGCCGACGGGGTGCCGCACCGGGTCGCACCGGAGCGCGAGCCGGAGCTGTTCTGGGGGCTGCTCGGCGGCGGGCGCCGGCTGGGAGTGGTGACCTCGCTGGAGATCGGTCTGGTGGCGGTGGAGCGGCTGTACGGGGGTGTGATCGCCTTCGACGGGGAACGGGCGGCCGAGGTGGTGGCCCGCTATCTGGAGTGGACCCGGACCGTGCCGGAGACCCTGACGTCATCCCTGGCCGCGCTGCCCTACCCGGACCTGCCGCAGGTGCCGGAGAAGGTGCGCGGGCGGTACGTCGTCTCGGTGCGGGTCGCGTTCACGGGTGACGCGGCCGAGGGCGAGCGGCTGGTGGCCCCGCTGCGGGCGATCGGGCCGGCCCTGGAGGACTCGTTGCGGGAGATGCCGTACGCGCAGAGCCCGACGATCCACAACGACCCGCCGTTCCCGCACGCGTACTACGGGGAGGGGCTGATGCTCCGGGAGCTGGACGCGGGGCGGGCCGCGCGGGTGCTGGAGCTGACCGGGCCCGGGGCGCCGATGATGAACGTGGTGCAGCTCAATCACCTCGGCGGGGCGTTGGCCGAGCAGCCGGAGGCGGCGAGCGCCGTGCCCTACCGGGACGCGGGCTTCCTGCTGCGGCTGCTGTCGCCGCTGGGCGGTACGGACGTGCCGTCGGTGCGCGCGCTGTACGGGGAGGTGTCCGGGGCGTTGGGGCCGCTCGTCCAGGGGCGCGCGGCCAACTTCTGCTTCGGCGGCGGGGACCGTACCGCCGGGTTCCATGAGCCGGAAACGGCGAAGAGGCTCGCCGGTCTGGTCTCCCAGTACGATCCGGCGGGCCTCTTCGGGGGGCCTTACGAGGGCTGA
- a CDS encoding biotin transporter BioY, whose product MSTAAAPVRSGAVLADLLPAARHRYAVDAALVLGGAALTGIAAQIAVPVPGSPVPVTGQTFAALLIGTALGARRGFLSLALYALVGMAGMPWFAEASSGWSMPSLGYVLGMLLAATVVGALARRGGDRSVLRTAGTMVLGSAIIYAIGVPYLALSTGMSMSAAVAAGLTPFLIGDALKAALAMGLLPTTWKLLGRRG is encoded by the coding sequence ATGAGCACTGCTGCCGCCCCCGTCCGCTCCGGAGCGGTCCTCGCCGACCTGCTGCCCGCAGCCCGGCACCGCTACGCCGTGGACGCGGCCCTCGTCCTCGGCGGCGCGGCCCTGACCGGCATCGCGGCCCAGATCGCCGTCCCGGTCCCCGGCTCCCCGGTCCCGGTCACCGGCCAGACCTTCGCCGCGCTCCTCATCGGCACCGCGCTGGGCGCCCGCCGCGGATTCCTCTCCCTCGCGCTGTACGCCCTCGTCGGGATGGCCGGCATGCCGTGGTTCGCCGAGGCCAGCTCGGGCTGGAGCATGCCGTCCCTCGGCTATGTCCTCGGCATGCTCCTGGCCGCCACCGTCGTCGGCGCCCTCGCCCGCCGCGGCGGCGACCGCTCCGTGCTGCGCACCGCGGGCACGATGGTCCTCGGCTCCGCGATCATCTACGCCATCGGCGTGCCCTACCTGGCGCTCTCCACCGGGATGTCGATGAGCGCCGCCGTCGCGGCCGGCCTCACCCCGTTCCTGATCGGCGACGCCCTCAAGGCGGCGCTGGCCATGGGCCTCCTGCCGACCACCTGGAAGCTGCTCGGCCGCCGCGGCTGA
- a CDS encoding amino acid permease, producing MHEAPPTPPSPSPAPAEPLSHGLKQRHLTMLGLGGVIGAGLFVGSGAGIAVAGPAIVVSYLIAGALAMLVMRMLGEMSAAMPASGSFSVHAERALGRWAGFSVGWLYWFLLVVVLAVEATAAAQIAHGCVPGVEPWAWVLLFMVVFTVANLTAVKNFGEFEFWFAALKVGAIVVFLVLGGLAVFGLLPDTDPVGMTNLTARGGFLPNGWSGVVSGVLTVVFAFGGLEVVTIAAAETDDPARAVGRAVRSAVVRILFFYVGSMLVIVSVLPWTAQQAGLSPYVKVLDAIGVPSAGQIMNIVVFVALLSALNANLYGSSRMIFSLAERGEAPRGLLKVSGGSPGKAAGVPRRAVLASVAFGFVSVLLNLLWPDTVFLYMLNSVGAVLLFVWALIAASQLRLRARLEQEAPGALALRMWWFPYLTWVTLAGLSGVLLLMLTDDAARPQVLWSAGATALVLLVAVGRERRERQGSRWRDQERSAFTDR from the coding sequence ATGCACGAGGCTCCCCCCACTCCTCCCTCCCCCTCGCCCGCCCCCGCCGAGCCGCTGTCACACGGGCTCAAGCAGCGCCATCTGACGATGCTGGGGCTCGGCGGGGTGATCGGGGCGGGGCTGTTCGTGGGCTCGGGCGCCGGGATCGCGGTGGCGGGGCCCGCGATCGTCGTCTCGTATCTCATCGCGGGGGCGCTCGCGATGCTGGTGATGCGGATGCTGGGCGAGATGTCGGCCGCGATGCCCGCCTCCGGTTCGTTCTCCGTGCACGCGGAGCGGGCGCTCGGGAGGTGGGCCGGGTTCAGCGTCGGCTGGCTCTACTGGTTCCTGCTGGTGGTGGTCCTCGCGGTGGAGGCGACGGCGGCCGCGCAGATCGCCCACGGCTGCGTTCCGGGCGTAGAACCCTGGGCGTGGGTGCTGCTGTTCATGGTGGTGTTCACCGTGGCGAACCTGACGGCGGTGAAGAACTTCGGCGAGTTCGAGTTCTGGTTCGCCGCCTTGAAGGTCGGCGCGATCGTGGTCTTCCTGGTGCTCGGCGGACTGGCGGTCTTCGGCCTGCTCCCGGACACCGACCCGGTCGGGATGACCAACCTGACCGCCCGGGGCGGCTTCCTGCCGAACGGCTGGAGCGGGGTCGTCTCCGGGGTGCTGACCGTGGTGTTCGCCTTCGGCGGGCTTGAGGTCGTGACCATCGCCGCCGCCGAGACGGACGACCCGGCGCGTGCGGTGGGGCGGGCGGTCCGCAGCGCGGTGGTGCGCATCCTCTTCTTCTACGTCGGCTCGATGCTGGTGATCGTGAGCGTGCTGCCGTGGACCGCGCAGCAGGCCGGGCTGAGCCCGTATGTGAAGGTGCTGGACGCGATCGGGGTGCCGTCGGCCGGGCAGATCATGAACATCGTGGTGTTCGTGGCGCTGCTCTCCGCGCTCAACGCCAATCTGTACGGCTCCTCCCGGATGATCTTCTCGCTGGCGGAGCGCGGGGAGGCGCCGCGCGGACTGCTGAAGGTCTCGGGCGGTTCTCCGGGCAAAGCGGCCGGGGTGCCTCGGCGGGCCGTGCTGGCCTCGGTGGCCTTCGGTTTCGTCTCCGTCCTGCTCAATCTGCTCTGGCCCGACACGGTGTTCCTCTACATGCTCAACTCGGTCGGCGCGGTCCTGCTCTTCGTCTGGGCGCTGATCGCCGCCTCCCAGCTGCGGCTGCGCGCCCGGCTGGAACAGGAGGCTCCCGGCGCGCTCGCGCTGCGGATGTGGTGGTTCCCGTATCTGACCTGGGTGACGCTGGCGGGGCTGTCGGGCGTGCTGCTGCTGATGCTGACCGACGACGCGGCCCGGCCGCAGGTGCTGTGGTCGGCCGGGGCGACAGCGCTGGTGCTGCTGGTGGCGGTGGGGCGTGAGCGGCGGGAACGTCAGGGATCCCGCTGGCGTGACCAGGAGCGCTCGGCGTTTACCGATCGGTAG
- a CDS encoding amino acid permease, whose product MPRTSASPPTAGSAAPAGPSADSALTHGLKQRHLSMIALGGVIGAGLFVGSGAGIAAAGPSIMVAYAISGLLVMMVMRMLGEMSAANPASGSFSVHAERAIGPWAGFTAGWSFWFLLCVAVGLEGIGAAQIVSGWLPGTPEWAWVALFMVIFLGTNLAAVKNFGEFEFWFAALKVIAITLFLGLGLLAIFGVLPDTDAPGLTNLTGDGGFLPKGMDGFIIGLLASVFAYGGLETVTIAAAESENPVQGVAKAVRTAMWRIAVFYIGSMAVIVTLVPWDDPKVAEVGPFYAMLDHLGVGSAAQIMNVVILIALLSAMNANIYGASRMARSLVARGQGPSVLGRISSGVPRNAVMFSSVFGFLCVLLSYWRPDDVFPWLLNMIGAVILVVWIFIAVSQLILRRRTEREAPQTLVVRMWFFPVGTIVALAAMAGIFLLMLRQPDTRDQLLATGALTVVLIGLGLLRQRRRGDEGADDGTGTGAGTAAEIPAQRQ is encoded by the coding sequence ATGCCTCGGACCTCCGCCTCTCCCCCCACCGCCGGCTCCGCGGCCCCCGCAGGGCCCTCGGCGGACTCCGCGCTCACCCACGGCCTCAAGCAGCGCCACCTCTCGATGATCGCCCTCGGCGGGGTGATCGGTGCCGGGCTCTTCGTCGGCTCGGGCGCCGGGATCGCCGCCGCCGGACCGTCGATCATGGTCGCGTACGCCATATCCGGGCTGCTCGTCATGATGGTGATGCGCATGCTCGGCGAGATGTCGGCCGCCAACCCGGCGTCCGGCTCCTTCTCCGTGCACGCCGAGCGGGCGATCGGCCCGTGGGCCGGGTTCACCGCGGGCTGGTCCTTCTGGTTCCTGCTCTGCGTCGCCGTGGGCCTGGAGGGCATCGGCGCCGCGCAGATCGTCAGCGGCTGGCTGCCGGGGACCCCGGAGTGGGCCTGGGTCGCCCTGTTCATGGTGATCTTCCTCGGGACCAACTTGGCCGCCGTGAAGAACTTCGGCGAGTTCGAGTTCTGGTTCGCCGCGCTCAAGGTCATCGCGATCACGCTGTTCCTGGGGCTCGGCCTGCTGGCGATCTTCGGCGTGCTGCCCGACACGGACGCACCCGGCCTCACCAACCTCACGGGGGACGGCGGCTTCCTGCCGAAGGGCATGGACGGCTTCATCATCGGCCTCCTCGCCTCCGTCTTCGCGTACGGCGGTCTGGAGACCGTCACCATCGCGGCGGCCGAGTCCGAGAACCCGGTGCAGGGCGTCGCGAAGGCGGTCCGTACGGCGATGTGGCGCATCGCGGTCTTCTACATCGGCTCGATGGCGGTCATCGTCACGCTGGTCCCGTGGGACGACCCGAAGGTCGCCGAGGTCGGCCCGTTCTACGCGATGCTCGACCACCTGGGTGTGGGGAGCGCGGCGCAGATCATGAACGTGGTCATCCTCATCGCGCTGCTCTCCGCGATGAACGCCAACATCTACGGCGCGTCCCGGATGGCCCGTTCGCTGGTCGCCCGCGGCCAGGGCCCGTCCGTGCTCGGCAGGATCTCCTCGGGTGTGCCGCGCAACGCGGTGATGTTCTCCTCGGTCTTCGGGTTCCTGTGCGTGCTGCTCAGCTACTGGCGGCCTGACGACGTCTTCCCCTGGCTGCTGAACATGATCGGCGCGGTGATCCTGGTGGTGTGGATCTTCATCGCGGTCTCGCAGCTGATCCTGCGCCGGCGCACCGAGCGGGAGGCGCCTCAGACGCTGGTCGTAAGGATGTGGTTCTTCCCCGTCGGGACGATCGTCGCGCTCGCGGCCATGGCGGGGATCTTCCTGCTGATGCTGCGCCAGCCGGACACCCGTGACCAGCTGCTGGCCACGGGGGCGCTGACGGTGGTGCTGATCGGCCTCGGCCTCCTGCGGCAGCGGCGGCGGGGCGACGAGGGCGCCGACGACGGCACAGGCACGGGGGCCGGCACCGCGGCCGAGATCCCGGCGCAGCGCCAGTAG
- a CDS encoding glycerophosphodiester phosphodiesterase family protein yields the protein MSVAPRRRSILLATAAVTAAATAPAVAAPAGDRHPHRPSGPLVIGHRGAAGWRPEHTADAYTYAVRAGADWIEPDLVPTKDHVLVVRHENEIGGTTDVADRPEFADRRTTKTVDGKTVTGWFTEDFTLRELRTLRTVERLPLVRDRNTVFDGRGRVLTFQEVVDLARRLSRESGRRIAVFPETKHPTYFRSIGLPLEEELIRVIRRNRLTARDCVVQSFEPDSLRRVAAARLGLPLWQALGTSGGPYGHGITYRDMMTPAGLREIASYARWIGPDKSSLVPPNTLLADAHAAGLKVGAYTFRAENQYLPATYRRGTDPNAFGDAFAEYAFHYGQGVDAVVTDFPDVAVQAREDLRG from the coding sequence ATGTCCGTTGCCCCCAGGCGCCGTTCGATCCTCCTGGCCACCGCCGCCGTCACCGCCGCGGCCACCGCCCCGGCCGTCGCCGCCCCCGCCGGCGACCGCCACCCCCACCGCCCGTCGGGGCCCCTGGTCATCGGGCATCGCGGGGCGGCGGGCTGGCGGCCCGAGCACACCGCCGACGCGTACACCTATGCCGTACGGGCCGGGGCCGACTGGATCGAGCCGGACCTCGTGCCGACGAAGGACCATGTCCTGGTCGTGCGGCACGAGAACGAGATCGGCGGGACGACGGACGTCGCCGACCGCCCGGAGTTCGCGGACCGGCGCACCACGAAGACGGTCGACGGCAAGACGGTGACCGGCTGGTTCACCGAGGACTTCACGCTGCGCGAGCTGCGGACGCTGCGCACGGTGGAGCGGCTGCCGCTGGTCCGCGACCGCAACACGGTCTTCGACGGGCGGGGCCGGGTGCTGACGTTCCAGGAGGTCGTGGACCTGGCGCGGCGGCTGTCGCGGGAGTCGGGCCGGCGGATCGCGGTGTTCCCGGAGACGAAGCACCCGACGTACTTCCGCTCGATCGGGCTGCCGCTCGAGGAGGAGCTGATCCGGGTGATCCGCCGCAACCGGCTGACCGCCCGGGACTGTGTCGTCCAGTCCTTCGAGCCAGACAGCCTGCGCCGGGTGGCCGCCGCCCGCCTGGGCCTCCCGCTGTGGCAGGCGCTGGGCACGAGCGGCGGCCCGTACGGGCACGGGATCACCTACCGGGACATGATGACCCCGGCCGGGCTGCGCGAGATCGCCTCGTACGCGCGGTGGATCGGCCCGGACAAGTCCTCGCTGGTCCCGCCGAACACCCTGCTGGCGGACGCCCACGCGGCGGGCCTGAAGGTCGGCGCATACACCTTCCGGGCGGAGAACCAGTACCTCCCGGCCACGTACCGGCGGGGCACCGACCCGAACGCCTTCGGTGACGCGTTCGCCGAGTACGCCTTCCACTACGGGCAGGGCGTGGACGCGGTGGTGACGGACTTCCCGGACGTCGCGGTACAGGCCAGGGAGGACCTGCGGGGGTAG
- a CDS encoding Dps family protein — protein MAPARTPRYTVPGLSADEGRQVIDLLTLRLHALNDLALTLKHIHWNVVGPHFIAVHEMLDPQTAAVREMADAAAERISALGGEPNGTPGALVRERTWDDYSVGRADAIAHLGALDLVYTGIIEDHREAVEKAGEIDPVTEDLLIEHLRGLEQFQWFVRAHLESGSGSLSNAGADTEKAAAEAASPKRAAAKRAPAKKTALPAPAKKTAKKAVKKTTASRRTTR, from the coding sequence ATGGCCCCCGCACGCACCCCCCGCTACACCGTCCCCGGCCTCAGCGCCGACGAGGGCCGTCAGGTCATCGACCTCCTGACGCTGCGTCTGCACGCGCTCAACGACCTCGCGCTCACCCTCAAGCACATCCACTGGAACGTGGTCGGGCCGCACTTCATCGCCGTCCACGAGATGCTCGACCCGCAGACCGCCGCCGTACGGGAGATGGCCGACGCCGCCGCCGAGCGGATCTCCGCCCTCGGCGGCGAGCCGAACGGCACCCCGGGCGCCCTGGTCAGGGAGCGCACCTGGGACGACTACAGCGTCGGGCGCGCCGACGCCATCGCCCATCTCGGCGCCCTGGACCTCGTCTACACCGGGATCATCGAGGACCACCGCGAGGCGGTCGAGAAGGCCGGCGAGATCGACCCCGTCACCGAGGACCTGCTCATCGAGCACCTGCGCGGCCTGGAACAGTTCCAGTGGTTCGTCCGGGCCCATCTGGAGTCCGGCTCCGGCTCCCTGTCGAACGCCGGAGCCGACACCGAGAAGGCGGCGGCCGAAGCGGCGTCCCCGAAGCGGGCCGCCGCCAAGCGCGCCCCCGCCAAGAAGACGGCGCTGCCCGCCCCGGCGAAGAAGACCGCCAAGAAGGCGGTCAAGAAGACCACGGCGAGCCGGCGCACCACGCGTTGA